A portion of the Paenibacillus sp. PvR098 genome contains these proteins:
- a CDS encoding cation diffusion facilitator family transporter has product MSQSFGHQHHHGHQHDHHDHHGHHHHHDPAREGNKKGLTIALSITASIMLLEFFGGLVTGSLALLSDAGHMLSDAGSLLLSLIAISFAARPATSGKTYGFYRFEILAALFNGVTLFVIAGFIIQEAYGRFFAPPEVASGSMMLIASVGLIANLLSAWALMRKGDVHNNVNLRSAYLHVIGDALGSVGAMAAGLVMLLFGWYIADPIISVLVALLILKSAWGVIRHAIHILMEGAPVRLNSLEVQKALESIEGVIDVHDLHIWTITSGLDSLSCHLRIEDGLDSQHILQNAIHLIESKFKIHHATIQVEASGINHEEMKV; this is encoded by the coding sequence TTGTCTCAATCATTCGGTCATCAACATCACCATGGACACCAACACGACCATCATGACCACCACGGTCATCACCATCATCATGATCCTGCGCGGGAAGGCAACAAGAAGGGGCTAACCATTGCCTTGAGCATCACTGCGAGCATTATGCTGCTCGAGTTTTTCGGGGGACTGGTGACGGGAAGCCTCGCACTGCTCTCTGACGCCGGGCATATGCTGAGCGATGCAGGCTCGCTGCTTCTCAGCCTGATCGCGATCAGCTTTGCAGCGCGGCCGGCCACCTCCGGCAAAACCTATGGATTTTACCGGTTTGAAATTCTTGCGGCGCTGTTCAATGGTGTCACCTTGTTCGTGATTGCCGGCTTTATTATACAAGAGGCGTATGGCCGATTCTTCGCTCCTCCTGAAGTAGCCAGCGGATCGATGATGCTGATCGCCTCTGTGGGCTTGATCGCCAACTTGCTGAGTGCCTGGGCCCTGATGCGCAAGGGCGACGTTCACAACAACGTCAATCTGCGAAGCGCGTACCTGCACGTCATCGGAGATGCTTTGGGCTCCGTAGGCGCCATGGCCGCCGGACTGGTCATGCTGTTGTTCGGCTGGTACATAGCCGACCCCATCATCAGCGTATTGGTGGCGCTGCTGATATTGAAGAGCGCTTGGGGTGTCATTCGGCATGCGATCCATATTCTGATGGAGGGTGCTCCTGTTCGTCTCAATTCGCTGGAGGTCCAGAAGGCCTTAGAGAGCATTGAGGGTGTAATCGACGTGCACGACCTGCACATTTGGACCATCACCTCTGGGCTGGATTCGCTGAGCTGCCATCTACGGATTGAGGACGGGCTGGACAGCCAGCACATTTTACAAAACGCCATACACCTCATTGAAAGCAAATTTAAAATTCATCATGCGACGATACAAGTGGAAGCTTCCGGGATTAACCATGAGGAGATGAAAGTATAG
- a CDS encoding NAD(P)/FAD-dependent oxidoreductase gives MSSEFDVIVIGAGQAGLAAAYYLKKQGLSFVCLEQGDEIGGSWRSRYDSLTLFTPRWYSSLPGLPLQGDPNGYPTKDEIADYLQAYANAFLLPVLLTMQVQELKKTGDRYTVQTNRGLFSTKSVIVSTGPFQKPIIPAFAEKLPTDIIQLHTSAYTNPAQLRKGPVLIVGAGNSGAQIAVELADSRDVYLSVGHRIKFLPLQFAGRSIFGWLKKLGMLQAHRRTVIGSWFRRQKDPVFGMELRKLVRKGSVTTKPRTVGISGDSICFADHTDVRVSNVVWATGFSSDYSWLAIPGALDSSGRPLHDRGVSPVTGLCFLGLPWQHTRGSALIGGVGEDASYVVSRIIHMEANPKTLRIESEGLNPGVTSK, from the coding sequence ATGAGCAGCGAATTTGATGTCATTGTGATCGGGGCGGGTCAAGCTGGACTCGCCGCAGCGTATTACTTAAAGAAACAAGGTCTTTCCTTTGTCTGTTTGGAACAAGGAGATGAAATCGGAGGCTCTTGGAGAAGCCGGTATGATTCGCTTACGCTGTTCACCCCGCGCTGGTACAGCTCGCTGCCGGGGCTGCCTCTGCAAGGGGACCCCAACGGATATCCGACCAAAGATGAAATTGCCGATTATTTGCAGGCTTATGCCAATGCTTTTTTGCTTCCGGTCCTACTTACGATGCAGGTGCAAGAACTTAAAAAGACGGGGGATCGTTACACGGTCCAGACGAATCGAGGCCTCTTCTCGACCAAGTCGGTGATCGTATCGACGGGACCTTTTCAGAAGCCGATCATTCCGGCATTTGCCGAGAAGCTGCCTACGGATATCATTCAACTGCATACTTCGGCTTACACTAACCCCGCACAACTTCGCAAAGGGCCTGTGCTGATCGTGGGAGCCGGGAATTCGGGTGCGCAAATTGCAGTTGAATTGGCGGACAGCCGAGATGTTTATTTGTCCGTAGGTCACCGGATCAAGTTCCTTCCCCTGCAGTTTGCGGGACGCAGCATCTTCGGGTGGTTGAAAAAGCTGGGCATGCTGCAGGCGCATCGGCGAACGGTCATTGGCTCTTGGTTCCGCAGGCAAAAAGACCCGGTTTTCGGTATGGAGCTGCGGAAGCTCGTGAGAAAGGGCAGCGTAACCACAAAGCCGAGAACGGTCGGCATCAGCGGTGATTCCATCTGTTTTGCGGATCACACCGATGTTCGTGTATCTAATGTCGTTTGGGCAACAGGGTTTTCATCCGATTACAGTTGGCTTGCGATACCAGGAGCATTAGATAGCAGCGGCCGACCTCTCCATGATCGGGGCGTCAGTCCGGTTACGGGACTTTGCTTTCTAGGGCTTCCTTGGCAGCACACGCGGGGGTCGGCACTGATCGGCGGCGTGGGAGAGGACGCGAGCTATGTGGTGAGCCGTATCATCCATATGGAGGCAAATCCCAAGACCCTTCGTATTGAGTCCGAAGGGCTGAACCCAGGGGTAACTTCCAAGTAA
- a CDS encoding PQQ-dependent sugar dehydrogenase, which yields MHKFGRNSVILIGLAFMLALSGCEAAKQTAPSSGNESPAAPNDSAPSSIPYKQEVVAIGLDIPWEIDFAPDGRIFFTERGGDLRLIEKGKLVAEPVFRFEDKLYNQGEAGLLGLALDPKFNDNHYLYVYQTYMQGNQPLNRVVRIKESGGKATLDKVLLDGLPGNRIHDGGRVKFGPDGMLYVTNGDAASPSMAQDNDVLAGKILRINPDGSIPADNPFPNSPVYSLGHRNPQGLAWHPVTGQLYSSEHGQSAHDEINRIEPGANYGWPLIQGDETEAKPEDTDKAGPGKLTKPILHSSNVTWAPSGMTFISQGPWTNHLLTANLRGTQVLHVVLTEDGKGVHSSEGLLQGELGRIRTVTEAPDGSIYILTNNRDGRGTPKDDDDKIVRLIPTFNK from the coding sequence ATGCATAAGTTCGGACGAAATTCGGTTATTTTAATAGGCTTGGCCTTCATGCTCGCGCTTAGCGGCTGTGAGGCGGCTAAACAAACCGCGCCATCGTCAGGGAACGAAAGCCCTGCTGCTCCAAACGATTCAGCGCCTTCATCGATTCCGTATAAGCAGGAAGTCGTCGCCATCGGGTTGGATATTCCCTGGGAGATTGATTTCGCGCCGGATGGGCGCATCTTCTTTACCGAGCGAGGTGGTGATCTGCGGCTGATTGAGAAGGGAAAGCTTGTCGCCGAGCCGGTGTTCCGTTTTGAAGACAAGCTATACAACCAAGGAGAAGCCGGGCTGCTCGGACTTGCTCTGGATCCGAAGTTTAACGACAACCATTATTTGTATGTCTATCAGACGTATATGCAAGGAAATCAGCCGCTGAATCGGGTCGTTCGGATTAAGGAAAGCGGCGGCAAAGCGACTCTTGATAAGGTACTGCTGGATGGACTGCCCGGCAACCGGATTCATGATGGCGGGCGAGTTAAATTTGGTCCGGACGGAATGCTGTATGTGACGAACGGAGATGCAGCGAGTCCTTCCATGGCTCAGGATAATGACGTACTTGCTGGAAAAATCCTTCGCATCAACCCGGATGGCTCCATTCCGGCGGACAACCCATTCCCGAATTCGCCGGTGTACAGCTTGGGTCATCGCAACCCGCAGGGTTTGGCTTGGCATCCGGTTACGGGGCAGCTGTACAGCTCAGAGCACGGACAATCCGCGCACGATGAGATCAACCGGATTGAGCCGGGGGCCAACTACGGATGGCCGTTGATTCAAGGCGATGAAACCGAGGCGAAGCCGGAGGATACGGACAAAGCAGGTCCCGGGAAGCTCACCAAGCCGATTCTGCACAGCAGTAATGTTACCTGGGCGCCCTCCGGCATGACGTTCATCAGCCAAGGGCCTTGGACAAACCATTTGCTCACGGCGAATCTTCGCGGCACGCAAGTGCTGCATGTGGTTCTGACGGAGGATGGCAAGGGCGTACATTCGTCGGAAGGGCTGCTTCAAGGGGAGCTTGGGCGCATCCGCACGGTGACGGAAGCACCGGACGGTTCAATCTATATCTTGACCAATAACCGTGACGGCCGCGGGACCCCGAAGGACGACGACGATAAAATTGTTCGCCTCATACCCACTTTTAATAAATAA
- a CDS encoding Dps family protein — MSKNLNEVINTQIANWSLLFIKLHNYHWNVKGPQFFTLHLKFEELYNEAALHVDNLAERLLALKGQPVATMREILNLATIHEASGSENAEQMVRAIANDFGTLAAELKEGMAIAEAADDETTGDMLLAIHSSLEKHTWMLESFLGK, encoded by the coding sequence ATGTCCAAAAACTTAAACGAAGTAATTAACACGCAAATCGCCAACTGGAGCTTGCTGTTTATCAAGTTGCACAACTACCACTGGAACGTTAAAGGACCTCAATTTTTCACGCTGCACTTAAAGTTTGAGGAGCTGTATAACGAAGCCGCACTGCATGTGGATAATCTGGCCGAGCGTCTGCTTGCGCTCAAGGGCCAGCCGGTAGCTACGATGCGTGAAATTTTGAATCTGGCAACGATTCATGAGGCATCGGGCAGCGAGAATGCGGAGCAGATGGTGCGTGCTATCGCGAATGACTTCGGCACGCTGGCTGCGGAGCTGAAGGAAGGAATGGCGATTGCCGAGGCGGCAGATGACGAAACGACAGGCGATATGCTGCTCGCTATTCACAGCTCGCTGGAGAAGCATACGTGGATGCTGGAATCGTTCTTGGGCAAATAA
- a CDS encoding EcsC family protein: MPAHEEHKNHHIQETEDELSVALQEIKQWETDQKDLWFWEKLGRLPFQLLDRLTPKIVQKKIGEAMDEIGTYIQTGGRYLVSEKSVLGRLEEHRKHAAGESAPMARALTLGDVSNLPLEAMDRAADELSKGSARLATAQGATTGFGGIFTLAVDIPAVLGLSLKVLQELAIVYGYDPKEKTERIFIIKCLQFASSDIVGKKAVLEELADFGSERRHNEAISQLQGWREVVAAYRDNFGWKKLFQMVPIAGMIFGAVLNRGTLQDVAEAGKMLYRKRRVLERLRSLETRQSNPSAVTLPTQPTVE; this comes from the coding sequence ATGCCAGCACATGAAGAACATAAAAATCATCATATACAAGAAACGGAAGATGAGCTTTCGGTTGCCTTACAGGAAATTAAACAATGGGAAACGGATCAGAAGGACTTGTGGTTCTGGGAGAAGCTGGGGCGGCTGCCGTTTCAGCTTCTTGACCGGCTGACGCCGAAGATAGTGCAGAAGAAGATCGGGGAAGCGATGGATGAAATCGGAACCTATATTCAAACCGGCGGAAGATATCTCGTATCGGAAAAAAGCGTGCTGGGGCGGCTCGAGGAGCATCGGAAGCACGCGGCAGGAGAGTCGGCTCCTATGGCCCGCGCATTGACGCTGGGCGACGTCTCAAACCTGCCGCTCGAGGCGATGGATCGGGCTGCAGACGAGCTCTCGAAGGGCAGCGCCAGGCTCGCCACCGCACAAGGCGCAACGACCGGGTTCGGCGGAATATTCACCCTGGCCGTGGATATTCCGGCAGTACTGGGATTGTCGCTCAAAGTACTTCAGGAGCTGGCCATCGTGTACGGCTACGATCCTAAAGAGAAAACAGAGCGCATCTTTATCATTAAATGCCTGCAGTTTGCCTCCTCGGACATCGTAGGTAAAAAAGCGGTGCTGGAGGAGCTCGCCGACTTTGGCAGCGAGCGCAGGCACAACGAAGCCATCTCGCAGCTGCAGGGATGGCGCGAAGTAGTCGCCGCTTACCGCGATAACTTCGGCTGGAAGAAACTGTTCCAGATGGTTCCGATCGCAGGCATGATTTTCGGTGCAGTATTGAACCGCGGAACGCTTCAGGATGTAGCCGAAGCGGGCAAAATGCTATATCGCAAAAGGCGCGTGCTGGAACGGCTGCGAAGCTTGGAAACACGCCAAAGCAATCCGTCCGCCGTTACGCTGCCTACCCAGCCGACTGTAGAATAG
- a CDS encoding serine/threonine protein kinase yields the protein MADNLAKHSEEEEASLELQRCVELIETELLPGLKIFSEQPHNPVIVHRNPKPWRLVGSGNYAGVFAHPSFPDRVVKVYAPGREGLEEEAEVYRRLGKHPAFSECLHVGNVYLVLRRLTGVTLYDCVRRGIPIPRQVIEDIDEALAYAVRKGLHPHDVHGKNVMMKDGRGIVVDVSDFLNPEPCYMWNDLKRAYDIFYIPMLHRLPIPEFLLNTVRVGYRKWKKDSS from the coding sequence ATGGCGGATAATTTAGCGAAACATTCGGAAGAGGAAGAAGCTTCCCTGGAGCTGCAGCGATGTGTCGAACTCATCGAAACGGAGCTTCTGCCCGGTCTGAAAATTTTCAGTGAACAACCGCATAATCCGGTCATCGTGCACAGAAACCCGAAGCCGTGGCGACTGGTGGGATCTGGGAATTATGCCGGTGTATTTGCGCACCCTTCTTTTCCGGACCGCGTAGTGAAGGTGTATGCGCCGGGCCGTGAAGGCCTTGAAGAAGAAGCCGAGGTGTATAGGCGTCTTGGAAAACATCCTGCTTTCTCCGAATGCCTTCACGTGGGGAATGTCTACCTGGTGCTTCGTCGACTGACCGGCGTTACGCTATACGATTGCGTCCGCCGAGGCATCCCGATTCCGCGGCAGGTGATTGAAGACATCGACGAAGCTTTGGCGTATGCCGTGCGAAAGGGACTCCATCCGCACGATGTTCACGGCAAGAATGTCATGATGAAAGATGGCCGAGGTATTGTAGTGGATGTCTCAGATTTTTTGAATCCCGAGCCTTGTTACATGTGGAATGATTTGAAAAGAGCGTATGATATATTTTACATACCTATGCTCCATCGACTGCCGATCCCGGAGTTTCTCTTGAATACCGTCCGGGTTGGGTATCGGAAGTGGAAAAAAGACAGCTCATAG
- a CDS encoding DUF72 domain-containing protein: MIRIGLAGWGDHDELYERGVGARDKMKVYSRYFTVVEVDSSFYAVQPESNYERWVSDTPSDFSFIIKAYQGMTGHLRGPNPFSDPKTMFEAFCDSIRPVKEAGKLKAVLFQYPPWFDCTRIHVEQLREAKKRMGDLPVALEFRHQSWFHEEMKEKTLAFMEQGGWIHSICDEPQAGIGSVPIVLHPTDPKLTIVRMHGRNREGWNQGGSPNWREVRYLYRYNEAELLEWKEHVEQLQEQTAELCIIFNNNSGGDAAHNASQMMKLLGQPTKPFAPQQLDLF; this comes from the coding sequence ATGATTCGAATTGGACTTGCCGGCTGGGGCGATCATGACGAGCTCTACGAGCGGGGCGTTGGGGCGCGAGATAAAATGAAGGTGTATAGCCGTTATTTTACCGTTGTGGAGGTGGACAGCTCCTTTTATGCCGTGCAGCCGGAAAGCAACTATGAACGGTGGGTAAGCGATACCCCGTCTGATTTTTCATTCATCATTAAGGCCTACCAAGGGATGACCGGCCATCTTCGAGGGCCCAACCCGTTCTCTGATCCGAAGACAATGTTCGAAGCGTTCTGCGATTCGATCCGTCCTGTGAAAGAAGCGGGAAAGCTGAAAGCGGTGCTGTTCCAGTACCCGCCATGGTTTGACTGTACACGGATCCATGTGGAGCAGCTTCGGGAAGCCAAAAAGCGGATGGGCGACCTGCCCGTCGCATTGGAATTCCGTCATCAAAGCTGGTTTCACGAGGAAATGAAGGAGAAGACGCTGGCGTTCATGGAGCAAGGAGGCTGGATCCACAGTATCTGCGACGAACCGCAGGCGGGGATCGGATCGGTTCCGATCGTGCTGCATCCTACCGATCCGAAACTCACGATTGTGCGGATGCATGGCCGGAATAGGGAAGGCTGGAACCAAGGGGGAAGCCCCAATTGGCGCGAGGTACGTTACTTGTATCGATATAATGAGGCGGAGCTGCTGGAATGGAAAGAACATGTGGAGCAACTGCAGGAGCAAACGGCTGAGCTATGTATTATCTTCAATAATAATTCAGGCGGAGATGCGGCTCACAATGCGTCCCAGATGATGAAGCTCCTCGGTCAGCCGACGAAGCCGTTCGCTCCTCAGCAGTTGGATTTGTTTTGA
- a CDS encoding SMP-30/gluconolactonase/LRE family protein → MEQIQHTAELVWDGKATLGEGPSWDHRSGLLLWVDIEGKRVHYYNPAAGSNRTIQLDQMVGTAVPRAGGGLILALEHGLHTLDLKTERLTKLIEPEEGVESNRFNDGKCDEAGRFWVGTMNMQDEEPTGALYCLETNGTLRKVVEGVTISNGLGWSTDGRTMYYIDTPTKRVVAYDYSSASGAISNCRTVVRIPEDQGYPDGMTVDEEGMLWVAHWEGWQVSRWNPQTGEKIGFVRLPAARVTSCTFGGEHYDELYITTARTGLTEEQLAEQPYAGGLFRIKPGVKGRPTFFYGG, encoded by the coding sequence ATGGAACAAATACAGCACACGGCAGAGCTAGTATGGGACGGGAAGGCAACGCTCGGCGAAGGCCCTTCATGGGACCATCGCAGCGGCTTACTCCTATGGGTCGATATTGAAGGGAAGCGGGTCCATTACTATAACCCGGCTGCAGGCTCAAACCGAACCATTCAGCTGGATCAAATGGTGGGCACGGCAGTACCACGAGCGGGGGGCGGGCTGATTCTAGCGCTGGAGCACGGCTTACACACGCTGGACTTGAAGACGGAACGTCTGACCAAATTAATCGAACCCGAGGAAGGCGTGGAAAGTAACCGGTTCAACGATGGCAAATGCGACGAGGCTGGGCGGTTCTGGGTGGGAACGATGAATATGCAGGATGAGGAGCCGACTGGAGCGTTGTACTGTTTGGAAACCAACGGCACCCTCCGGAAAGTGGTAGAAGGCGTCACGATATCCAATGGGCTAGGATGGAGTACGGACGGTCGAACCATGTATTATATTGATACTCCGACGAAGCGCGTTGTCGCTTACGATTATTCTTCCGCTTCCGGCGCTATCTCAAACTGCCGCACGGTGGTTAGGATTCCGGAAGACCAAGGCTATCCCGACGGGATGACGGTTGATGAGGAAGGCATGCTGTGGGTAGCGCATTGGGAGGGATGGCAGGTCTCCCGATGGAATCCGCAGACCGGGGAGAAGATCGGTTTCGTCCGTTTACCTGCCGCAAGGGTCACCTCCTGCACATTCGGAGGCGAGCATTATGATGAGTTGTACATCACAACGGCGCGTACGGGACTCACGGAGGAACAACTGGCCGAACAACCTTACGCCGGAGGGTTGTTTCGCATAAAACCTGGAGTGAAAGGAAGACCAACATTCTTCTATGGCGGATAA